From one Chlamydiifrater phoenicopteri genomic stretch:
- the gyrB gene encoding DNA topoisomerase (ATP-hydrolyzing) subunit B: protein MNANKKNYDASAITVLEGLQAVRERPGMYIGDTGIGGLHHLVYEVVDNSIDEAMAGHCSEIFVTVLKDGGVTIADNGRGIPVEIHQRESEKLGREISALEVVLTVLHAGGKFDKDSYKVSGGLHGVGVSCVNALSEKFVVNVFKHGIIHHMEFSRGVPLTPLETIGATEKKGTEVTFYPDPQIFSVCVFDRSILMKRLRELAFLNRGIKIHFEDERDEDFQKTTFYYEGGISSFVSYLNENKESLFPDPIYISGCRSGDDGEIEFEAALQWNGGYSELIYSYANNIPTRQGGTHLTGFSTALTRVLNAYVKANNLLKSDKISLTGDDMREGLTAVISVKVPNPQFEGQTKQKLGNSDVGSVSQQITGETLATFFDENPQIAKSIVEKVLIAAQAREAAKKARELTLRKSALDSARLPGKLVDCLEKDPEKCEIYIVEGDSAGGSAKQGRDRRFQAILPIRGKILNVEKARLQKVFQNQEIGAIISALGSGIGKDNFHLEKLRYKRIIIMTDADVDGSHIRTLLLTFFYRHMAPLIENECIYIAQPPLYKVSKKKTSRYILSEKEMDSYLLSLGVQEAVVSFGNVNELKGEGLEAFVKVILEVEQFIASLEKKAIPFSEFLEAYKEDRGYPVFYLCADNNKAATYLYSEEEKQEALSQAEGKDPHTPKIVELYKGDSLEKLNADLSFYGLQLQDYLIANNKKFSIASGDHPTYEGHTLKDFIDYLRSLGRKGIEIQRYKGLGEMNADQLWDTTMNPDQRTLIRVSLKDAIEADHIFTMLMGEEVPPRRDFIESHALSIKMNNLDI, encoded by the coding sequence ATGAATGCAAATAAAAAAAATTATGACGCTTCAGCTATCACGGTCTTAGAAGGGCTACAAGCCGTCAGAGAACGTCCAGGAATGTATATCGGTGATACTGGCATTGGAGGGTTACATCACCTAGTATACGAAGTCGTTGACAACAGTATCGACGAAGCTATGGCAGGACACTGCTCGGAAATCTTTGTTACCGTGCTCAAAGACGGAGGCGTTACTATAGCCGACAATGGACGAGGCATCCCCGTAGAAATACACCAAAGAGAATCAGAAAAATTAGGAAGAGAAATTTCTGCTCTGGAAGTCGTTCTTACCGTGTTGCATGCTGGAGGCAAATTCGACAAAGATAGTTACAAAGTCTCAGGGGGATTACACGGAGTTGGGGTCTCTTGTGTTAACGCCCTGTCGGAAAAGTTTGTCGTCAATGTCTTCAAGCACGGCATCATTCATCATATGGAGTTTTCTAGAGGAGTTCCATTAACCCCTCTGGAGACTATTGGCGCAACGGAAAAAAAGGGGACAGAAGTAACTTTTTACCCCGACCCTCAAATTTTTTCTGTCTGTGTTTTTGACCGATCCATACTAATGAAAAGACTAAGAGAACTTGCTTTTCTCAACAGAGGCATTAAAATTCATTTTGAAGATGAAAGAGACGAGGATTTCCAAAAAACTACTTTTTATTATGAAGGGGGAATCAGCTCTTTTGTTTCTTACTTAAACGAAAATAAAGAAAGTCTATTTCCTGATCCCATTTACATTTCTGGATGCCGTAGCGGTGATGACGGGGAAATAGAATTTGAGGCTGCTTTACAATGGAATGGCGGTTACTCAGAATTAATTTATTCTTACGCAAATAATATTCCTACCAGACAGGGGGGTACGCATCTTACAGGATTTTCTACAGCGCTCACTAGAGTTCTAAACGCTTATGTAAAAGCTAATAACTTATTAAAAAGCGATAAAATCTCGCTCACAGGCGATGATATGCGAGAAGGCTTAACAGCTGTCATATCCGTGAAAGTCCCTAATCCACAGTTTGAAGGGCAAACCAAACAAAAATTAGGAAACAGCGATGTAGGATCTGTTTCTCAGCAAATCACGGGAGAAACCCTTGCTACTTTCTTCGATGAAAATCCTCAAATAGCAAAATCGATAGTAGAGAAAGTCTTAATAGCAGCTCAAGCTCGCGAAGCCGCTAAAAAGGCCAGAGAATTAACTCTAAGGAAAAGCGCTCTAGACAGCGCTAGATTGCCAGGGAAATTGGTAGACTGTTTAGAAAAAGATCCAGAAAAGTGTGAAATCTATATTGTCGAAGGAGATTCTGCAGGCGGGTCGGCAAAACAAGGACGGGATCGTAGATTCCAAGCCATCCTCCCAATTCGAGGAAAAATTCTAAATGTGGAAAAAGCTCGTCTACAAAAGGTCTTTCAAAACCAAGAAATTGGGGCTATCATCTCTGCTTTAGGAAGCGGTATCGGTAAAGATAATTTTCACTTAGAAAAATTACGATACAAAAGAATCATTATTATGACTGACGCCGATGTTGATGGCTCCCATATTCGAACACTTTTGTTAACCTTTTTCTATAGACACATGGCCCCTCTTATAGAAAATGAATGCATCTATATTGCTCAGCCACCCTTATACAAAGTAAGTAAAAAGAAAACCTCTAGATATATTTTGTCTGAGAAAGAAATGGACAGCTATCTCTTGTCTTTAGGCGTTCAGGAAGCTGTAGTATCTTTTGGCAATGTTAATGAACTAAAAGGAGAAGGGTTAGAAGCTTTCGTAAAAGTTATCCTAGAAGTCGAACAGTTCATTGCTTCCTTAGAGAAAAAAGCCATTCCTTTCTCAGAATTTCTTGAAGCATATAAAGAAGATCGTGGCTATCCTGTTTTTTATTTGTGCGCTGATAACAACAAAGCCGCCACTTATTTGTATTCAGAGGAAGAAAAACAAGAAGCCTTGTCTCAAGCCGAAGGTAAAGATCCCCACACTCCAAAAATTGTCGAACTTTATAAGGGAGATTCTTTAGAAAAACTCAATGCTGATCTTTCCTTCTATGGACTACAGCTTCAAGACTATCTAATAGCTAATAATAAGAAATTTTCTATAGCCTCTGGAGATCATCCCACCTACGAAGGTCATACTCTAAAAGATTTCATCGATTACCTGAGATCTTTAGGAAGAAAAGGAATAGAAATTCAGCGTTATAAAGGGTTAGGAGAAATGAACGCGGACCAACTGTGGGATACAACCATGAATCCCGACCAACGCACCTTAATTCGCGTGTCGTTGAAAGATGCTATAGAAGCTGATCATATCTTTACAATGCTTATGGGTGAAGAAGTGCCTCCAAGAAGAGATTTCATTGAGAGCCACGCCTTGTCCATTAAAATGAACAATTTGGACATTTAG
- a CDS encoding class I fructose-bisphosphate aldolase, with protein MTKIEDLLGNDCDNLLNYSCEKIKKEVLTLPSGDFVDKVFACSDRNNRVLRSLQTMFSSGRLSGTGYLSILPVDQGIEHSAGASFSANPMYFDPENIIKLAIEGGCNAVASSYGVLSLMSRKYAHKIPFILKINHNELLTYPNKHRQVMFSRVEDAYNMGAVAVGATIYFGSETSSEEIVEVSEAFALARELGLATILWCYIRNSAFVHEGKDYHTAADLTGQADHLGASLGADIVKQKLPETQGGYTAIKFGKTDPRVYTELSSDHPIDLCRYQLMNSYAGKVGLINSGGASGDNDLRDAARTAVINKRAGGMGLILGRKAFQKSFKEGIELLNLVQDIYLNSSITIA; from the coding sequence ATGACTAAGATAGAAGATTTATTGGGAAATGATTGCGATAACTTGTTGAATTACAGTTGCGAAAAAATAAAAAAAGAAGTCCTAACGCTTCCTTCAGGAGATTTTGTCGATAAAGTTTTTGCTTGTTCAGACAGAAACAATAGAGTGTTAAGATCTTTGCAAACAATGTTTTCTTCAGGAAGATTAAGCGGCACCGGATATTTATCTATTCTTCCCGTGGATCAAGGGATAGAGCACTCCGCCGGAGCCTCATTCTCAGCCAACCCCATGTACTTTGACCCAGAAAACATTATCAAACTAGCTATAGAGGGAGGCTGTAACGCTGTAGCTTCTTCATACGGAGTCCTTTCCCTAATGTCGAGGAAGTATGCGCACAAAATCCCTTTCATTTTAAAAATTAATCACAATGAGCTGCTGACCTATCCTAATAAGCACCGCCAAGTTATGTTCTCTAGGGTGGAGGATGCCTATAATATGGGAGCCGTCGCTGTGGGAGCTACCATTTATTTTGGCTCCGAAACTTCTTCAGAAGAGATAGTAGAGGTTTCTGAAGCTTTTGCTTTGGCAAGAGAGTTGGGATTGGCCACGATCTTGTGGTGTTACATAAGGAATTCCGCCTTTGTTCATGAAGGTAAGGATTATCATACTGCAGCAGACTTAACTGGGCAGGCAGATCATTTAGGAGCCTCTTTGGGAGCAGATATAGTGAAACAAAAACTTCCCGAGACGCAAGGTGGTTACACGGCTATAAAATTTGGTAAGACAGACCCTAGGGTTTATACTGAACTGTCATCGGATCATCCTATAGATCTTTGTCGATATCAACTAATGAATAGTTATGCAGGCAAGGTCGGACTTATAAATTCTGGAGGGGCCTCTGGTGATAATGATTTGAGAGATGCAGCAAGAACGGCAGTTATTAATAAGCGCGCCGGAGGTATGGGCCTTATCCTAGGTAGGAAGGCTTTTCAAAAATCTTTCAAAGAAGGAATTGAATTGCTAAATTTAGTCCAGGATATATACTTAAACTCCTCGATTACTATCGCATAA
- a CDS encoding DciA family protein, whose translation MFSESRIKHPKASPTKKSRTATTIKHMSHVLSKYLEDLEKLRKTDPQQLIKAWHAIMDPKYKGMTAAVGYQDEELLVKVSNSSLFSILKQTNQKSLLEQLKTLSPRTPVKKIYFLFGTSHECK comes from the coding sequence ATGTTCTCGGAATCTAGAATAAAACATCCCAAAGCATCTCCAACAAAGAAGTCTAGAACGGCAACTACAATAAAACACATGAGCCACGTCCTTTCTAAATACTTAGAAGATTTAGAAAAGCTCAGAAAGACAGACCCTCAGCAGCTCATAAAAGCTTGGCATGCTATCATGGATCCCAAATACAAAGGCATGACAGCTGCCGTCGGATATCAAGATGAGGAGCTTTTGGTAAAAGTTTCAAACTCCTCCTTGTTTTCTATTTTAAAACAAACAAATCAAAAGTCCTTGCTGGAGCAGCTTAAAACCCTGTCTCCTAGGACACCAGTTAAGAAAATTTACTTTCTCTTTGGAACAAGTCATGAATGCAAATAA
- a CDS encoding alpha/beta hydrolase, whose translation MDYSFFRKQIADLDVIMCMGDAGAPVVVMCHGYGACADNFTFLPTSCLIEGVRPTWIFPNGIEAVSDIPSGRAWFPLDVKELDRVMNEYPEEESTECALDLLSCSDLSKAGRVLTGLIKELKSQYSTVIMGGFSQGAIMSAHVGLSAETPPDGLFLFSGAFLGNQKWETYAKTQTKKAPFFLTHGEYDEILPYKLGKRLYSLLNKNGFRGEMYSFPGGHEISQEVIRKMKDYILLWSNSK comes from the coding sequence ATGGATTATTCTTTCTTTAGAAAACAGATAGCGGATTTGGATGTAATCATGTGTATGGGAGATGCTGGAGCTCCTGTCGTTGTCATGTGTCATGGGTACGGCGCTTGCGCTGACAACTTTACTTTTTTACCAACTTCTTGCTTGATAGAAGGGGTACGTCCTACCTGGATTTTCCCAAATGGCATAGAGGCTGTATCAGATATTCCTTCAGGGCGTGCTTGGTTCCCCTTAGACGTTAAAGAATTGGATCGAGTAATGAATGAGTATCCAGAAGAAGAAAGCACAGAATGTGCTCTGGACTTGCTTTCTTGTTCGGACTTATCTAAGGCTGGAAGAGTCTTGACCGGGTTGATCAAAGAGTTAAAGTCTCAATATTCTACAGTTATTATGGGAGGCTTCAGTCAGGGAGCTATAATGTCTGCTCACGTCGGTCTCTCAGCAGAAACTCCTCCTGATGGATTGTTTCTATTTTCCGGGGCGTTCCTTGGAAACCAAAAGTGGGAAACCTATGCCAAGACGCAAACAAAAAAGGCTCCCTTCTTTCTTACTCATGGAGAATATGACGAAATATTGCCATATAAGTTAGGCAAAAGATTATACTCTTTGCTTAATAAAAATGGCTTTCGAGGAGAGATGTATTCCTTCCCAGGAGGACACGAAATTTCCCAGGAAGTCATTCGAAAAATGAAAGATTACATCCTCCTTTGGTCCAATTCTAAATAG
- the tmk gene encoding dTMP kinase — protein MFISIEGGEGCGKSTLAASLSDYLSKEGAEVVCTREPGGTSLGEELRNLLLTNHSFSPNSVTELMLFLAARSEHIQKVILPALRENKIVICERFHDSTIVYQGFAGELDMEYVSNLCNNFMGENTLEPHLTFLLDIPVEDGLKRKRSQKELDRFERKNIAYHEKVRKGFLIQAERFPERIKVLDATLGKQELFETTLSYIPSPFLL, from the coding sequence TTGTTTATTTCTATTGAAGGCGGTGAGGGGTGTGGAAAATCAACCCTTGCAGCCTCTTTGTCAGATTATCTGTCCAAAGAAGGCGCTGAGGTCGTTTGTACCAGAGAGCCTGGAGGAACGTCTTTAGGAGAAGAACTTAGAAATCTACTTTTGACCAATCACAGCTTTTCGCCCAATAGTGTTACAGAATTAATGCTATTTCTAGCAGCAAGATCCGAACACATACAGAAAGTCATCCTTCCCGCTCTCAGAGAAAATAAGATTGTCATTTGTGAACGTTTTCATGATTCCACTATTGTCTATCAAGGATTTGCCGGCGAGCTAGATATGGAATATGTGTCCAATCTATGTAATAATTTCATGGGAGAAAATACGCTGGAACCCCACCTAACCTTTCTTTTAGATATCCCCGTGGAAGATGGATTGAAACGCAAACGAAGTCAGAAAGAACTCGATAGATTTGAAAGAAAGAATATTGCCTACCACGAAAAGGTTCGTAAAGGATTTCTGATCCAGGCAGAAAGATTTCCAGAAAGAATAAAAGTTTTAGACGCGACCCTTGGGAAGCAGGAGCTTTTTGAGACTACTCTATCTTATATTCCCAGCCCTTTTCTTTTATGA
- a CDS encoding amino acid permease has product MHSSKGSKGVLGTFTVGMLSLAVVISLRNLPLTAKHGLSTLFYYVLAVLCFMVPYSLISAELASFKPQGIYVWVRDSLGKWWGFFAVWMQWFHNMTWYPAMLAFIGSSLVYKIYPELAQNKLYLTSVVLFGFWGLTFFNFFGISTSALFSTICVIIGTIIPGIILVSMALFWVFSGNPVAISLDPRDIIPDFSSQTSLALLAGMLLALCGLEANANLASDMHDPRRSYPKAVFIGASLTLAILVLGSLSIAVVIPKDQISLVSGLVMAFNLFFQKYNLSWMTMVVVLMTIAGSVGELNAWMFAGTKGLFISTQNDCLPKIFKKTNSRGVPVNLMLFQAVVVTIFSALFLFLGTADIAYWVLSALSVQMYLVMYICLFIAGPVLRKKEPQAERIFVVPGKSKGMYILSTLGILSCLFALFVSVLPPEGISSRNYSLWLSFAFLVNCIIPAGIYFSQKRVGAKSSSKQKLS; this is encoded by the coding sequence ATGCATTCATCAAAAGGTTCAAAAGGAGTTTTAGGGACGTTTACCGTGGGGATGCTTTCCCTTGCTGTTGTTATTAGTTTAAGGAATTTACCCCTAACAGCTAAACATGGTCTTTCCACATTGTTTTATTATGTTTTAGCTGTTCTGTGTTTTATGGTCCCCTATTCGCTTATTTCTGCTGAATTGGCTTCTTTTAAGCCTCAAGGTATATATGTTTGGGTACGGGATTCTTTGGGCAAATGGTGGGGCTTTTTTGCTGTTTGGATGCAGTGGTTCCACAATATGACTTGGTATCCAGCGATGCTTGCCTTCATTGGTAGTAGCTTAGTGTATAAGATTTATCCTGAACTAGCTCAAAATAAACTTTACTTAACTAGCGTTGTTTTATTTGGTTTTTGGGGCCTAACCTTTTTTAATTTCTTTGGAATCTCCACTTCGGCCTTGTTCAGTACAATCTGCGTTATTATCGGAACGATTATCCCCGGGATTATTTTGGTAAGTATGGCTTTATTCTGGGTTTTTAGTGGGAATCCAGTAGCAATATCTCTGGATCCTAGGGATATCATTCCAGACTTTAGTTCGCAAACATCCTTAGCTTTGTTGGCAGGCATGTTATTAGCTTTATGTGGGTTAGAAGCTAATGCGAATTTAGCTTCTGATATGCATGATCCAAGGAGAAGTTATCCAAAGGCTGTGTTTATCGGAGCTTCGTTAACCTTGGCCATTTTGGTTTTAGGATCTCTTTCTATAGCTGTCGTTATTCCAAAAGACCAAATAAGTTTGGTTTCAGGACTAGTCATGGCTTTTAATCTGTTTTTTCAAAAGTACAATCTCTCTTGGATGACTATGGTGGTCGTTCTTATGACTATAGCCGGGTCTGTGGGAGAGTTAAACGCATGGATGTTTGCTGGTACTAAAGGGTTGTTTATTTCTACTCAGAATGACTGCTTGCCTAAGATTTTTAAGAAAACAAATTCTAGAGGTGTTCCAGTTAACTTAATGCTATTTCAAGCCGTTGTTGTTACAATTTTTTCTGCTCTATTCCTGTTTCTAGGGACAGCAGATATTGCTTATTGGGTGTTAAGTGCTTTGAGCGTGCAGATGTATTTGGTAATGTATATTTGTCTATTTATTGCAGGTCCAGTTCTTAGAAAAAAAGAGCCTCAAGCGGAAAGGATTTTTGTTGTTCCAGGAAAGAGCAAAGGCATGTACATTCTCTCTACCCTAGGAATACTCTCGTGTCTTTTTGCTCTTTTTGTAAGTGTTTTGCCTCCCGAAGGAATTTCTTCTAGAAACTATTCTTTGTGGCTCTCCTTTGCCTTCCTTGTTAATTGCATTATTCCCGCAGGAATATATTTTTCTCAAAAGAGAGTTGGAGCAAAGTCCAGCTCTAAACAGAAGCTTTCTTAA
- a CDS encoding CT214 family putative inclusion membrane protein gives MNSLSNIINSSNDPNRNNQKNYENKKTNDYTLKINDLKTSQARERILAVTSVVVAVIAIITLLALQFALPGVGLAILAPAIVLALSATTSVILAARLLLKADNIEKNKNRLIESVIQKSGGRRTSFSQKLSPSPDSSSSSRTPREKISKKLDEIEEILALLEESESNAPIKTSSQKDGQKNSPIFTHQPFSRSNILKKATEKISYKTPKDGEAWKEIDDRGEKEPKASPFLASKRLSHYQNRLGFDKTPKKQAIEQGIKETKKSLSVISKNLIQLNEKICSGKELLTPYQASYLYSGLGSSSEISELLKNINYLLEKNNGGELFFLTLSESLSLKEASEHLEPLFILKNIFLKGKTSPEDKKAALTDLLTLVNLFLSGWSFPKNSELNKVTIEKLSQKLKLSEKDCIEKYFTNGNFLEMISQLCPGGEELLEELLKYDISLPPLSFGECSANLRKNKKFSKQIGLSFSEKTQDQLLQQTKQFFSQIEQKLPRNSLGLLAFANNLPTILLDFEKFFSRFHPDFSSLLIAVLENKQLKEKIHVILPRSSERMLEKIISILSLGVLRCGFMHRGALKLLSSSLKINEQELEEIILNKETGKTILK, from the coding sequence ATGAACAGCCTTTCAAATATTATAAATAGTTCTAATGATCCAAATCGAAACAATCAAAAAAACTACGAAAACAAAAAAACAAACGACTACACGCTAAAAATCAACGATTTAAAGACATCGCAAGCCAGAGAGCGTATACTAGCCGTAACCTCCGTAGTCGTCGCTGTTATAGCAATAATAACTCTTTTAGCCCTACAATTCGCTCTTCCAGGAGTGGGATTAGCAATCCTCGCCCCAGCCATAGTCTTAGCCCTTTCCGCAACAACTTCCGTCATCTTAGCGGCAAGACTACTTCTAAAAGCCGACAATATAGAAAAAAATAAAAACCGCCTCATAGAAAGCGTCATACAAAAAAGCGGTGGAAGAAGAACCTCTTTCTCCCAAAAATTATCTCCTTCGCCGGACTCTTCTAGCTCCTCAAGGACCCCTCGTGAGAAAATAAGCAAAAAATTAGATGAAATAGAAGAGATCTTGGCTCTCCTAGAGGAATCTGAAAGCAACGCCCCCATAAAAACATCTTCTCAAAAAGACGGACAAAAAAACTCACCAATCTTCACCCATCAACCTTTTTCAAGATCCAATATTTTAAAAAAAGCGACCGAAAAGATTTCATACAAAACGCCAAAAGATGGAGAGGCTTGGAAGGAGATAGATGACCGAGGGGAGAAGGAACCTAAAGCTTCCCCCTTCCTTGCTTCTAAGAGACTTAGTCATTACCAAAACCGACTAGGATTCGATAAAACTCCAAAAAAGCAGGCTATAGAGCAGGGGATAAAGGAAACTAAGAAGAGCCTGTCTGTAATCTCTAAAAACTTAATACAACTAAACGAAAAAATCTGCTCTGGGAAAGAACTTCTTACTCCTTACCAAGCTTCTTATCTCTATTCCGGGCTGGGGTCCAGTTCAGAAATTTCTGAACTACTAAAAAATATTAACTATCTTCTAGAGAAAAACAATGGGGGAGAGCTTTTCTTTTTGACCCTATCCGAAAGTCTGTCGCTCAAAGAGGCTTCTGAGCACCTAGAACCTCTATTCATTCTTAAAAATATTTTTCTAAAAGGGAAAACCTCTCCAGAAGACAAAAAAGCTGCTCTGACAGACCTATTGACCTTGGTTAACCTGTTTCTTTCTGGATGGTCTTTTCCAAAGAACTCAGAACTAAATAAAGTTACAATAGAAAAACTCTCTCAAAAATTAAAGCTGTCTGAAAAAGACTGTATAGAAAAATACTTTACTAATGGAAATTTTTTAGAAATGATCAGCCAGCTCTGCCCAGGGGGAGAGGAGTTGCTGGAAGAGCTTCTCAAGTATGACATCTCCTTGCCTCCCTTATCTTTCGGAGAATGCTCAGCCAATCTAAGGAAAAACAAGAAATTTTCTAAACAGATAGGGCTGTCTTTCTCTGAGAAAACACAGGATCAACTATTACAACAGACCAAGCAGTTTTTCTCCCAAATAGAACAAAAGCTCCCCAGAAATTCTCTAGGGCTCCTTGCTTTCGCAAACAATTTACCTACGATCCTTCTTGATTTTGAGAAGTTTTTTTCTCGATTCCATCCGGATTTCTCCAGCCTACTAATAGCAGTTTTAGAGAATAAACAGCTGAAAGAAAAAATACATGTGATCCTTCCACGTTCTTCGGAAAGAATGTTAGAAAAAATTATTTCCATTCTATCGCTGGGAGTACTTAGATGTGGATTTATGCATAGAGGAGCTTTAAAGCTACTTTCCTCTTCGCTAAAAATTAATGAACAAGAACTAGAAGAAATTATTTTAAACAAAGAAACAGGAAAAACTATTTTGAAATAG
- the gyrA gene encoding DNA topoisomerase (ATP-hydrolyzing) subunit A: MFNENEIIVPKNLEEEMKESYLRYSMSVIISRALPDIRDGLKPSQRRILYAMKQLNLSPGAKHRKCAKICGDTSGDYHPHGEGVIYPTLVRMAQDWAMRYPLVDGQGNFGSIDGDPPAAMRYTEARLTHSAIQLMEDLDKDTVDMVSNYDETKTEPTVFPSKFPNLLCNGSSGIAVGMATNIPPHNLKELIDATLLVLDNPLVPIEQIMEVMPGPDFPTGGIICGMEGIRSTYMTGRGKIRIRAKLEVEEDPERHRESIIIKELPYNVNKSRLVEQIADLVNDKTLSGISDVRDESDKEGIRVVLELKRGESSEVTINRLYKFTDVQVTFGANMLALDKNLPRTMDIRRMISAWVRHRMEVIRRRTRFELNKAENRAHILEGYLKALADLDRIVKAIKESESKEDAKRKLMELFFFTERQATAILELRLYQLTSLESEKIKKEHDDLLEKIAYYKSVLANESLVKDIIRTELQEIAKSNGAPRKTQIEAFGEDIKDIEDIIADEPVVITISGDDYVKRMPVKVFREQRRGGHGVTGFDMKKGSDYLKAVYSASTKDFLLIFTNFGQCYWLKVWQLPEGERRAKGKPIINFLEGIRPGEQIAAILKVRNFSEPGYLFLATKKGVVKKVDLQAFSNPRKKGIRALEIDDGDELIAAGRILSDADRVMLFTRLGMAVRFPHEKVRSMGRTARGVKGVSLKSDEDRVVSGEIVSDSDSILVVCDNGFGKRSPVESFRETNRGGVGVRSILISERNGNVLGALPVTDNDSILLMSAQGQAIRINMKDVRVMGRSTQGVRLVHLKDGDQLVAIEKISSGNEEAVVEEDVANNKDQVEV, encoded by the coding sequence ATGTTTAACGAAAATGAAATTATTGTTCCAAAGAACCTTGAAGAGGAAATGAAGGAAAGCTACCTTCGTTACTCGATGTCGGTCATCATTTCTCGAGCTTTACCAGATATTCGCGACGGATTAAAACCCTCTCAACGTCGTATTTTATATGCGATGAAACAATTGAACCTGTCTCCTGGAGCTAAACACAGAAAATGCGCAAAAATTTGCGGTGACACCTCTGGAGACTACCACCCTCACGGAGAAGGAGTCATCTACCCAACTCTGGTTAGGATGGCTCAAGATTGGGCTATGCGCTATCCCTTAGTGGATGGGCAAGGAAACTTTGGATCAATAGACGGAGATCCTCCAGCAGCTATGCGATATACCGAAGCTCGGCTAACGCACAGCGCCATCCAATTAATGGAAGATTTAGATAAAGATACCGTGGACATGGTTTCTAACTATGATGAAACCAAAACGGAGCCCACCGTTTTTCCTTCTAAATTTCCAAATTTGCTCTGCAACGGGTCTTCTGGAATCGCCGTTGGAATGGCTACAAACATTCCTCCGCATAATCTTAAAGAGCTCATAGACGCTACTCTACTGGTTCTCGACAATCCTTTGGTTCCAATAGAACAGATTATGGAAGTCATGCCAGGCCCAGACTTTCCTACAGGAGGAATCATCTGTGGAATGGAAGGAATCCGTTCTACGTACATGACCGGAAGAGGAAAAATTAGAATAAGAGCCAAGTTGGAGGTAGAGGAGGATCCCGAGCGTCACCGCGAAAGCATCATCATCAAAGAGCTCCCTTATAATGTCAACAAGTCTCGCTTGGTCGAGCAGATAGCCGATTTAGTCAATGATAAAACTCTATCCGGCATATCTGATGTTAGAGACGAGTCAGACAAAGAAGGAATTAGAGTTGTTTTAGAGCTCAAACGCGGAGAATCTTCAGAAGTTACTATCAATAGACTTTATAAGTTTACAGATGTTCAGGTGACTTTTGGCGCTAATATGTTGGCATTGGACAAAAATCTTCCTCGTACAATGGACATTCGAAGGATGATTTCTGCTTGGGTGCGCCACCGAATGGAAGTTATTCGAAGAAGAACCCGCTTTGAATTAAATAAAGCCGAAAATCGCGCACACATCTTAGAAGGCTACCTAAAGGCTTTAGCAGACTTAGATCGAATAGTTAAGGCTATCAAAGAAAGCGAAAGCAAAGAAGATGCTAAAAGAAAACTTATGGAGTTGTTTTTCTTTACTGAAAGACAAGCCACAGCCATCTTAGAACTTAGACTCTATCAGCTAACAAGCCTAGAGTCAGAAAAAATTAAGAAGGAACACGACGATCTATTAGAAAAGATAGCCTATTACAAAAGCGTTTTAGCCAATGAATCTCTAGTTAAAGATATTATTAGAACGGAGTTGCAGGAAATAGCTAAATCTAACGGAGCTCCTAGAAAAACTCAGATAGAAGCTTTTGGAGAGGATATCAAAGATATCGAAGATATCATTGCTGATGAACCTGTGGTTATCACTATATCCGGAGACGATTATGTAAAACGGATGCCGGTTAAGGTATTCCGAGAACAACGTCGAGGAGGACACGGAGTAACAGGCTTTGATATGAAGAAGGGTTCTGATTATTTAAAAGCCGTGTACTCAGCTTCTACTAAAGATTTCTTGTTAATATTTACAAACTTTGGGCAGTGCTATTGGCTAAAGGTTTGGCAGCTACCAGAGGGAGAGCGCAGAGCCAAAGGTAAGCCCATTATCAATTTCCTTGAAGGCATTAGACCCGGAGAACAAATAGCTGCCATTTTAAAAGTAAGAAACTTTTCTGAACCCGGCTACTTATTCTTAGCAACTAAAAAAGGCGTTGTTAAGAAGGTCGATTTACAAGCTTTCAGTAATCCCAGAAAGAAAGGCATTCGTGCTCTGGAAATCGATGACGGCGATGAACTCATTGCTGCAGGAAGAATCCTTAGCGATGCTGATAGGGTAATGTTGTTCACTCGGTTAGGAATGGCTGTAAGATTCCCTCACGAAAAAGTTCGTTCCATGGGGAGAACAGCCAGGGGAGTCAAAGGCGTCTCCCTCAAAAGCGACGAAGACAGGGTTGTCAGTGGAGAAATCGTTTCTGATTCCGACTCTATCCTTGTTGTTTGCGACAATGGATTTGGAAAACGATCTCCAGTAGAAAGTTTCAGAGAAACAAATCGAGGCGGTGTAGGCGTACGCTCTATATTGATCAGCGAACGCAATGGCAATGTCCTTGGAGCTCTCCCTGTAACGGACAATGATAGCATTCTCTTAATGTCCGCACAAGGCCAAGCCATTCGTATTAATATGAAGGATGTCCGCGTAATGGGTAGATCTACGCAAGGAGTACGGTTAGTACATCTGAAGGATGGCGACCAGTTAGTTGCTATAGAAAAAATTTCCTCTGGAAATGAAGAGGCTGTCGTAGAAGAAGACGTTGCGAATAACAAGGATCAAGTAGAGGTCTAA